A part of Saliniradius amylolyticus genomic DNA contains:
- the ppnN gene encoding nucleotide 5'-monophosphate nucleosidase PpnN → MKRTVQLNPIGPMSLLSQLEVDQLKKSTSSELYQLFRNCSLAVLNSGAEEDDYHSLFDPYQDFEINLLRRERGVKIELINPPELAFVDDQLIQGVHEHLFAVLRDLLHMGARYQSTDVSSQDDSANITNMVFDMLRNAEVIDPTGDPNMVVCWGGHSIGEVEYKYTKEVGYQLGLRNMNVCTGCGPGAMKGPMKGATIGHAKQRYLSGRYLGISEPSIIAAEPPNPIVNELVIMPDIEKRLEAFVRTAHGIVIFPGGVGTAEELLYLLGIMLHEDNQKQHIPIVLTGPKECEEYFFSLDRFIGATLGPQAQSLYEIIVDDAPEVARYMTSHQPDVREYRRQTGDSYHFNWSLKIEPEFQTPFIPTHDSMAGLNLHLDQPKAELAAALRRAFSGIVAGNVKAQGIEQIKQKGPFQIHGAPELMEMLDELLRSFVVQQRMKLPGSEYHPCYEVVR, encoded by the coding sequence GCGGCGCCGAAGAAGACGATTACCATAGTTTATTTGACCCCTATCAGGATTTTGAAATCAACCTGCTCAGACGCGAACGAGGCGTCAAGATCGAGCTGATTAATCCGCCCGAGCTGGCGTTTGTCGATGACCAGTTGATCCAGGGGGTGCACGAGCATCTATTTGCCGTATTGCGCGATTTGTTACACATGGGGGCCCGTTATCAGAGCACCGATGTCAGCAGCCAGGATGACTCGGCCAATATCACCAATATGGTGTTCGATATGCTGCGTAACGCCGAGGTTATCGACCCCACCGGCGACCCGAATATGGTCGTGTGCTGGGGGGGACACTCCATCGGTGAAGTGGAATACAAATACACCAAAGAGGTGGGCTACCAACTGGGCCTGCGTAATATGAATGTGTGTACGGGCTGTGGTCCTGGAGCCATGAAAGGTCCCATGAAAGGTGCCACCATCGGCCACGCAAAACAGCGTTACCTGAGCGGCCGTTACCTGGGCATCTCAGAACCGAGCATCATCGCCGCTGAGCCGCCAAACCCGATCGTCAATGAACTGGTGATCATGCCCGACATCGAAAAGCGTCTGGAAGCCTTTGTGCGCACCGCCCACGGTATCGTCATCTTCCCCGGAGGCGTCGGTACTGCCGAAGAGCTGCTGTATCTGCTTGGCATCATGTTACATGAAGACAATCAGAAGCAGCATATTCCCATTGTGCTGACCGGCCCCAAAGAGTGCGAAGAATACTTCTTTAGCCTGGATCGTTTTATCGGTGCCACTTTGGGCCCTCAGGCGCAGAGCCTGTATGAAATCATTGTCGACGACGCCCCTGAAGTGGCCCGTTACATGACCTCCCACCAGCCCGATGTCCGTGAGTATCGCCGTCAGACAGGCGACTCTTACCACTTTAACTGGTCACTGAAAATCGAACCGGAGTTCCAAACACCCTTCATCCCGACCCACGACTCCATGGCAGGATTGAACCTGCATCTGGATCAACCCAAAGCCGAGCTTGCCGCTGCACTGCGTCGCGCATTTTCGGGTATCGTGGCCGGTAACGTTAAGGCTCAGGGCATTGAGCAAATCAAACAGAAGGGGCCGTTCCAAATTCATGGCGCTCCTGAACTGATGGAGATGCTGGATGAGCTGCTGCGTTCGTTTGTGGTTCAGCAACGCATGAAGCTGCCCGGCTCCGAGTATCACCCCTGCTATGAGGTGGTGCGTTAA
- a CDS encoding DUF3192 domain-containing protein, with protein sequence MNTKIFTRIVLGLLIYGLAMAAVVLYYPDSPEDMDWEDREQYNKVQIGKLTLGQTRQAILDLMGSPDISEAKKLAGQTYQIMFYRTQHMESDGITTMNECTPLLFVDDKLVAWGEGSYQQFLSP encoded by the coding sequence ATGAACACTAAGATTTTTACCCGTATCGTCCTCGGGCTGCTGATCTACGGGCTGGCCATGGCCGCAGTTGTACTCTATTACCCGGACAGCCCGGAAGACATGGACTGGGAAGACAGAGAGCAATACAACAAAGTACAGATCGGTAAGCTGACTCTTGGCCAGACTCGTCAGGCTATTTTGGATCTGATGGGCTCGCCGGATATCAGTGAAGCCAAGAAGCTGGCCGGACAAACCTACCAAATAATGTTCTATCGCACCCAGCACATGGAATCCGATGGCATCACCACCATGAACGAATGCACGCCCCTACTGTTCGTTGACGACAAACTGGTGGCCTGGGGTGAAGGCAGCTACCAACAGTTTCTGAGTCCGTGA
- a CDS encoding HDOD domain-containing protein, with product MSQGLSPHTLKQWQSLLSQLPQQPNAHDLQRLQDMAGLLLEQLEDHPDYTQGTLRLTAYHWPPAQAFSLLSALNCALLCQHQRWNKVAANQLVCAAFCLTPKGSPKGLFALLQQLSQPLWFTSLKAVSRLLPHRQKQGFWPALNKLTSPGALLMLASLITLAQLNPKQPLEHGLNNLARRLPTAFYPLLAQWLTYPSNMPPGQWVHDNEDQPYLVLSLTLSERLLIPLKAGGQSVAEDKGRWLEQHRLQSVVQAPNIEPQAYQALWQQQWQEDCEGKSLCHPPQQSSYPVSRPPAKLMAIQKLLDRPQVDVATVAEHIASEGFLAHQLRYRASRNSRMRLEVREVKHALLFEGFERTRQLLLQQALISRLNQHFYPLQDNLLQLTILVAEMLSLLAQQTGRLLPEEATSLGYFACGGLFTCSRFKRLTRLPPSGEQGHRLDQLIALPGNEFVQHSIRLARSWGLEKSFVGAIEQHAELPESRSNNATSQHASLLGLALALSHGAYFDRAPASLTQQYIDQACNQLELTPSRLATLQQQALAQAGCYCPC from the coding sequence GTGAGCCAGGGATTATCTCCCCATACGCTTAAGCAATGGCAGTCTCTGCTGAGTCAGTTGCCACAGCAGCCCAACGCCCATGATTTGCAGCGGCTCCAGGATATGGCCGGGCTGCTACTGGAACAGCTCGAAGACCATCCTGATTATACTCAGGGCACGCTCAGACTGACCGCCTACCACTGGCCCCCAGCTCAGGCCTTTTCCTTACTCAGTGCATTAAACTGCGCTCTGCTTTGTCAGCATCAACGCTGGAACAAGGTGGCCGCCAACCAGCTGGTGTGTGCCGCCTTTTGTCTGACGCCCAAGGGCAGCCCCAAGGGTCTGTTTGCATTATTACAACAGCTTTCTCAGCCGCTCTGGTTTACCAGCCTGAAAGCGGTGAGCCGATTGTTACCTCACCGTCAGAAGCAAGGCTTCTGGCCTGCTCTGAACAAGCTTACATCACCAGGCGCATTACTCATGTTGGCCAGCCTAATTACCCTGGCGCAACTCAACCCTAAGCAGCCCCTCGAGCACGGACTGAATAATCTGGCCCGGCGCCTACCGACTGCCTTCTATCCATTATTAGCGCAGTGGCTGACTTATCCCTCAAACATGCCCCCCGGGCAATGGGTCCACGATAACGAAGACCAACCTTACCTGGTACTTTCTCTCACTCTGAGCGAACGCCTGCTGATCCCGTTAAAAGCCGGTGGCCAGAGCGTCGCTGAAGACAAGGGCCGTTGGCTTGAGCAACATCGGCTACAGTCTGTGGTGCAGGCTCCGAATATTGAGCCACAGGCGTATCAGGCCCTTTGGCAACAGCAATGGCAAGAGGACTGTGAGGGAAAGTCCCTTTGCCATCCGCCACAGCAAAGCAGTTACCCGGTCAGCCGTCCTCCGGCCAAGCTGATGGCCATCCAGAAGCTTTTGGATCGCCCGCAGGTCGATGTCGCTACTGTGGCCGAGCATATTGCCAGCGAGGGCTTTTTAGCCCATCAGCTCAGATACCGGGCCAGTCGCAACTCCCGAATGCGCCTTGAAGTGAGGGAAGTTAAACACGCCTTGTTGTTTGAAGGTTTCGAGCGCACCCGTCAACTGTTGCTCCAACAGGCGCTGATCAGCCGCTTAAACCAGCATTTTTATCCACTTCAGGATAACCTGCTGCAACTGACGATCCTGGTAGCCGAAATGCTGAGTCTGTTAGCGCAGCAAACGGGCCGCCTGCTTCCCGAAGAGGCGACCAGCCTCGGCTACTTCGCCTGTGGCGGCTTATTCACCTGCAGTCGCTTTAAACGGCTGACCCGATTGCCGCCATCCGGTGAGCAAGGGCACAGGCTGGATCAGCTGATTGCGCTGCCGGGCAATGAATTTGTCCAGCATAGCATCAGGCTCGCCCGCAGCTGGGGGCTGGAGAAAAGCTTTGTCGGTGCCATCGAACAACATGCAGAGCTACCCGAGTCCCGCTCGAATAACGCCACCAGCCAGCACGCCTCCCTGTTAGGCCTGGCACTGGCCCTAAGCCACGGTGCCTACTTTGACCGGGCCCCGGCCTCGCTCACTCAGCAGTACATCGACCAGGCCTGCAACCAACTCGAGCTCACTCCATCGCGCCTGGCAACACTGCAACAACAGGCGTTAGCCCAGGCCGGGTGTTATTGCCCCTGTTAG
- a CDS encoding isocitrate dehydrogenase yields MTQRITVLRGDGIGPDIIDSAIQILDKVGCDFEYDYADAGLTALEQHGELLPKQTLDLIEKNGVTLKGPLTTPVGEGFTSINVSLRKQFKLYANLRPVKSFKGTKARYEDIDIVTIRENTEGMYSGLGQKVSEDGSEAEAMSKITREGAERIVTFAYELAKREGRKKVTAVHKANILKSTSGLFLKVAREVGERYPEIESTEMIVDNTCMQLVMNPHQFDVIVTTNLFGDIISDLCAGLVGGLGMAPGANIGENCAIFEAVHGSAPDIAGKNLANPTSVILASVQMLEYLNMSDKAEKILTALRDVIESGDRTTRDLGGEHGTTDFTQAVLERL; encoded by the coding sequence ATGACTCAGCGTATTACGGTGCTCCGTGGCGACGGTATCGGCCCGGACATTATCGACTCTGCCATTCAAATCTTAGACAAAGTCGGTTGCGATTTTGAATACGACTATGCCGATGCGGGCCTGACGGCTCTGGAACAGCACGGTGAACTGCTGCCCAAGCAAACGCTGGATCTGATCGAGAAAAACGGCGTAACCCTCAAAGGCCCTCTGACGACCCCCGTGGGCGAAGGCTTTACCTCCATCAACGTCAGCCTGCGTAAGCAGTTTAAGCTTTACGCCAACCTGCGTCCGGTAAAATCCTTCAAAGGCACCAAGGCCCGCTACGAAGACATCGACATCGTAACCATCCGTGAAAACACCGAAGGCATGTATTCCGGCCTGGGACAGAAAGTCTCCGAGGATGGCAGCGAAGCCGAAGCCATGAGTAAGATCACCCGCGAAGGCGCCGAGCGCATCGTCACCTTTGCCTACGAACTGGCGAAACGCGAAGGCCGCAAGAAAGTCACCGCGGTACACAAGGCCAACATCCTCAAATCCACCTCTGGCCTGTTTTTGAAGGTGGCCCGCGAAGTGGGTGAGCGCTACCCCGAAATCGAGTCTACCGAGATGATCGTGGATAACACCTGTATGCAGCTGGTGATGAACCCGCATCAGTTCGACGTCATCGTCACCACCAACCTGTTCGGCGACATCATCTCCGATCTGTGTGCCGGTCTGGTAGGCGGTCTGGGTATGGCACCGGGTGCCAACATTGGTGAAAACTGCGCCATCTTCGAAGCGGTACACGGCTCAGCGCCGGACATCGCTGGTAAGAACCTGGCCAACCCCACCTCGGTAATTCTGGCCTCAGTACAGATGCTGGAATACCTGAATATGAGCGACAAGGCCGAGAAGATCCTGACCGCCCTGCGCGATGTGATCGAAAGCGGTGATCGCACTACCCGCGACCTGGGCGGTGAGCACGGGACGACCGACTTTACCCAAGCGGTACTGGAGCGTTTGTAA
- a CDS encoding DUF429 domain-containing protein, producing the protein MILAGLDLAWTDHKPTGIAYGKLEGDTLTVTDMAHDIMRPSKICSGLINNGVVGVAIDAPLIVNNLSGMRECEKLIGIEFGSRKASCMPSNLNKYPEHPAVELASRLEAKGFCHSNLGNKWQVECYPHPAIINIFGLPERLKYKRKRGMMVADQQYGQHRLGVLLRSLISSKVLKLEIPNDVQINHLKFDQEHYLSGYNLKANEDKLDAIICLYVAALHALKKTDFYGSIDDGYIVVPMEKQYSFSEPRIDDWVMAAWAVETAYNYYMAAEATWQVSSIVSMTNAALSIEILLKSYRLKPTHNIGAINERYSWQGNKSDGHDLSKLFDELPVSVQRKLCTSFDREMLYKYRNFFRDSKYGYERNATNRCSQTLQKIAGEMIRKTVEIYRDHGSKDPFIQSYPN; encoded by the coding sequence ATGATTCTTGCGGGCTTAGATTTAGCGTGGACTGACCATAAGCCAACAGGTATAGCTTATGGAAAGTTAGAAGGTGATACTCTTACTGTGACTGATATGGCGCATGATATTATGCGGCCGTCTAAAATTTGCTCTGGTTTAATCAATAATGGTGTGGTCGGAGTCGCCATTGATGCGCCACTTATCGTTAATAATCTAAGTGGAATGCGGGAGTGTGAGAAGTTAATAGGTATTGAGTTCGGTTCTCGTAAAGCATCCTGCATGCCAAGCAATTTAAACAAATATCCAGAACATCCGGCTGTTGAGCTTGCAAGTCGGTTAGAAGCTAAAGGTTTCTGTCATTCTAATCTCGGGAATAAATGGCAAGTGGAATGTTATCCTCACCCCGCAATTATCAATATCTTTGGGTTACCTGAGCGACTTAAGTATAAAAGGAAGAGGGGAATGATGGTTGCTGATCAGCAGTATGGACAGCACCGACTGGGAGTTCTTTTAAGAAGCTTGATATCATCTAAGGTTCTTAAGTTGGAAATACCCAATGATGTTCAAATTAATCATTTAAAGTTTGACCAAGAGCACTACTTGTCCGGTTACAATCTGAAAGCTAATGAGGACAAGCTTGATGCAATAATTTGTTTATATGTAGCTGCTTTACATGCATTAAAGAAGACTGATTTTTATGGTTCGATAGATGATGGATATATTGTTGTTCCAATGGAGAAGCAATACTCATTCTCTGAGCCTCGGATTGATGATTGGGTAATGGCGGCTTGGGCTGTGGAAACCGCTTATAATTACTACATGGCGGCAGAAGCAACATGGCAAGTTAGCAGTATAGTCAGCATGACAAATGCGGCTTTATCAATTGAAATTTTGCTTAAGAGCTACAGGTTAAAGCCAACTCACAATATTGGGGCGATAAACGAGCGATATTCGTGGCAGGGGAATAAAAGTGATGGACATGATTTATCCAAACTTTTTGATGAGTTGCCAGTTTCGGTTCAACGCAAACTGTGTACATCATTTGACCGAGAAATGCTCTATAAGTATCGGAATTTTTTTAGAGACTCAAAGTATGGTTATGAGAGAAACGCAACTAATAGGTGTAGCCAAACATTACAAAAAATTGCTGGTGAGATGATTCGTAAGACGGTGGAGATTTATCGGGACCACGGCAGCAAGGATCCTTTTATTCAAAGCTACCCCAATTGA
- the dnaB gene encoding replicative DNA helicase, translating into MKVVSNQDRDSKIEKLKVPPHSMEAEQSVLGSMLIAPDCWDKVAEILIEQDFYNRAHQTIYRAISRLLSANQPIDLITVSDELERIEELEVAGGFAYLGELAKNTPSAANVVAYAEIIKERAVMRELIGVAHEIADTGYNPEGRNSSEVLDMAESRVFEIAEKRTGNNEGPQGMDSVLTKTVERLDALVKDGREVTGVSSGFKDLDKMTSGLQPSDLVIVAARPSMGKTTFAMNLAENAMMLEDKPVLVFSLEMPAEQIMMRMLASLSRVDQTRIRTAQLEDEDWARISNTMAMLKDKNNLFIDDSSGLTPMEVRTRARKLAREHNGLSMIMVDYLQLMQVPGLSENRTLEIAEISRSLKALAKELNIPVVALSQLNRSLEQRSDKRPVNSDLRESGSIEQDADLIMFIYRDEVYHENSEEKGVAEIIIGKQRNGPIGTARLTFQGHFSRFDNYAGPAVADEY; encoded by the coding sequence GTGAAAGTCGTTTCCAACCAAGATCGCGACAGCAAAATCGAAAAGCTGAAAGTGCCCCCGCACTCCATGGAGGCCGAACAGTCGGTGCTTGGCAGCATGCTGATTGCCCCGGACTGCTGGGATAAGGTGGCCGAGATCCTGATCGAGCAGGATTTTTATAATCGCGCCCACCAGACCATTTATCGCGCCATCAGTCGGCTGTTGTCGGCCAACCAACCCATCGACCTGATTACCGTTTCCGACGAACTGGAGCGCATCGAAGAGCTGGAAGTGGCCGGTGGTTTCGCTTACTTAGGTGAGCTTGCCAAGAATACTCCCAGCGCCGCCAATGTGGTGGCCTACGCCGAGATCATCAAAGAGCGCGCCGTGATGCGTGAGTTGATTGGTGTGGCCCATGAGATCGCCGATACCGGCTATAACCCCGAGGGACGCAACTCCAGCGAAGTGCTGGATATGGCCGAAAGCCGGGTGTTTGAAATTGCCGAGAAGCGCACCGGCAACAACGAAGGTCCGCAGGGCATGGACTCGGTGCTGACCAAGACGGTGGAACGTCTGGATGCACTGGTCAAAGACGGCCGGGAAGTCACCGGGGTGTCCAGCGGCTTTAAGGACCTGGATAAGATGACCAGTGGTCTGCAGCCTTCTGACCTGGTGATTGTCGCCGCTCGTCCTTCCATGGGGAAAACCACCTTCGCCATGAACCTGGCCGAAAACGCCATGATGCTGGAAGACAAGCCGGTACTGGTGTTCAGCCTGGAGATGCCCGCCGAACAGATTATGATGCGGATGCTGGCATCCCTTAGTCGGGTGGATCAGACCCGTATTCGTACCGCGCAACTGGAAGATGAAGACTGGGCGCGCATCTCCAACACCATGGCGATGCTCAAGGATAAGAATAACCTGTTTATCGACGACTCCTCCGGCCTGACGCCGATGGAAGTGCGTACCCGTGCCCGTAAGCTGGCGAGGGAGCATAACGGCCTGTCGATGATCATGGTGGATTACCTGCAGCTGATGCAGGTGCCGGGGCTAAGCGAGAACCGGACGTTGGAGATCGCCGAGATCTCCCGCTCTCTTAAGGCGCTGGCCAAAGAGCTGAATATTCCGGTGGTGGCGCTGTCGCAGCTTAACCGGAGTCTGGAACAACGCTCCGACAAACGCCCCGTCAACTCGGATCTGCGGGAATCCGGCTCCATCGAGCAGGACGCGGATTTGATCATGTTTATCTACCGCGACGAGGTTTACCACGAAAACAGCGAAGAAAAGGGCGTGGCTGAAATCATAATCGGTAAGCAGCGGAACGGTCCCATCGGCACCGCCCGGCTGACTTTCCAGGGCCACTTCTCCCGCTTCGACAACTACGCTGGCCCAGCCGTCGCCGACGAATACTAG
- a CDS encoding DUF4097 family beta strand repeat-containing protein — translation MMRTLIGLTALAVLCSPLALAGEKVDKSLSVANPGGVRVIVEHMNGEADIRGWDKAEVKVTGELSDRAEEFIFEQRGNEVLIKVEMPRKSYSDWDKDEGDDLEIWLPRQGQLDYESINADVLIEKVSGDVDVTTVNGDIRLLHLPGRLRVDSVNGEVEARGLSGDIRIETVNGDIEESGNTAEEIRYTVVNGDMELETTARRVHVSSVNGDMELNLQQVDSLTIDTVGGDVDATLALSERARVEGSTVSGDIRLTLPKDTQASFSLEGHAGGDLRNNLSADKVKRDKYGPGRRLEFTTGSGAARVEMSTISGRLGLEKQ, via the coding sequence ATGATGAGAACATTAATTGGTTTAACCGCCCTAGCGGTATTGTGTAGCCCTTTGGCCCTAGCCGGAGAAAAAGTTGATAAAAGCCTGTCTGTGGCCAACCCCGGCGGTGTCAGAGTGATCGTGGAACACATGAATGGTGAAGCGGACATTCGCGGCTGGGACAAGGCTGAGGTGAAAGTCACCGGTGAGCTGAGTGACAGGGCCGAGGAGTTTATCTTCGAACAGCGCGGTAACGAGGTGCTGATCAAGGTGGAGATGCCAAGAAAAAGCTATTCGGATTGGGACAAAGACGAGGGCGACGATCTGGAAATCTGGCTGCCTCGTCAGGGACAGCTGGATTATGAATCCATTAACGCCGATGTACTGATTGAAAAAGTCAGTGGGGATGTGGATGTCACCACGGTGAACGGTGATATTCGGCTGTTGCACCTGCCCGGGCGCCTGCGGGTGGACTCAGTGAATGGCGAGGTAGAAGCTCGCGGCCTGAGTGGCGATATTCGCATCGAGACGGTGAATGGGGATATCGAAGAGTCAGGCAACACCGCTGAGGAAATTCGTTATACCGTAGTCAATGGTGATATGGAGCTGGAAACCACCGCTCGCCGGGTTCATGTTTCATCGGTCAATGGTGACATGGAGCTGAACCTGCAACAGGTAGACAGCCTGACTATCGACACCGTGGGAGGGGATGTGGATGCGACCCTGGCGCTGAGTGAACGCGCTCGGGTGGAAGGCTCCACCGTCAGCGGCGACATTCGCCTGACACTGCCGAAAGACACCCAGGCCAGCTTCTCTCTGGAAGGGCATGCCGGCGGGGACCTGCGCAATAACCTCAGTGCTGACAAGGTGAAACGGGATAAATACGGTCCCGGCCGCCGGCTGGAATTTACCACCGGCTCGGGCGCCGCTCGGGTGGAAATGTCCACCATCAGCGGGCGACTGGGACTGGAAAAGCAGTAA
- a CDS encoding RNA polymerase sigma factor: protein MQQGAEVIQAQNSFVDKTEQALIKACIDGDMSAYQQLYERHVGKVHALCWRLTGDKGMAEDATQEVFIQIWRKLGNFQGQSRFSTWLHSVTSNVCISYMRKQKGWLGRIFNIEDTDAANEPAPAQTHEIDLDALVSRLPERARVVFVLHAIEGYRHEEVAKMTGMAVGSSKAQFHRAKQMLKEWVNDE, encoded by the coding sequence TTGCAGCAGGGGGCAGAGGTTATTCAGGCTCAAAACAGCTTTGTCGACAAAACCGAGCAGGCTCTGATTAAGGCCTGTATCGATGGGGATATGTCGGCTTACCAGCAACTGTACGAGCGTCATGTTGGGAAGGTTCACGCCTTATGTTGGCGGCTGACCGGCGATAAAGGTATGGCGGAAGACGCCACTCAGGAAGTGTTTATTCAGATATGGCGCAAGCTGGGCAATTTTCAGGGGCAGAGCCGTTTTAGCACCTGGCTGCATTCGGTGACGTCCAATGTGTGCATCTCCTATATGCGCAAGCAGAAGGGCTGGCTGGGGCGGATTTTCAACATTGAGGATACCGATGCGGCTAATGAACCGGCACCGGCACAGACTCATGAGATTGATCTGGATGCCCTGGTGAGTCGCCTACCGGAGCGGGCGCGGGTGGTATTTGTACTGCATGCCATCGAAGGATACCGGCATGAAGAAGTGGCAAAAATGACCGGAATGGCCGTGGGGTCCAGTAAGGCCCAGTTCCACCGGGCGAAACAAATGTTAAAGGAGTGGGTGAACGATGAGTAA
- a CDS encoding NAD-dependent malic enzyme has protein sequence MPQKSNKRPLYIPYAGPSLLETPLLNKGSAFSAEERNSFNLTGLLPPRYESIEEQVSRAYMQYSSFDEPINKHIYLRAIQDNNETLFYRLVQEHLEEMMPIIYTPTVGDACEQFSDIYRSSRGLFVSYSEREHIDDILHNATKQKVKVIVVTDGERILGLGDQGIGGMGIPIGKLSLYTACGGISPAYTLPVMLDVGTNNEKLLNDPMYMGARHKRIEGDEYYDFVDTFMQAVQRRWPDAMIQFEDFAQPNAMPLLNRYRDEVCCFNDDIQGTAAVTVGTLLAACRTQGVKLSEQRVAFVGAGSAGCGIAEQVIQQMTAEGISEQQARSQIYMVDRFGLLTDGMEGLRDFQQALCQGKANLEDWQYSGDYASLLDVINCAKPNILIGVSGQAGLFTEQVIRAMVQHTDTPIIFPLSNPSRQVEAHPQQVIEWTDGKAVVATGSPFKSVEYSGKEYDIAQCNNSYIFPGVGLGVIATKARLITDEMLMAASETLAKASPLANTGKGALLPPLTDLSELSKQIAFNVGKVAQQQELCLEMTDQMLREKIDKNFWKPEYRQYRRVSL, from the coding sequence ATGCCCCAAAAGAGCAATAAACGTCCTTTGTATATCCCCTATGCGGGTCCTTCGCTACTGGAAACGCCGCTACTAAACAAAGGCAGTGCGTTTTCCGCCGAAGAGCGTAACTCCTTTAACCTGACAGGCCTGCTACCACCTCGCTATGAGAGCATCGAAGAGCAGGTCAGTCGGGCCTATATGCAGTATTCCAGTTTTGATGAGCCGATTAATAAGCACATCTATCTTCGGGCCATTCAGGATAACAACGAGACGCTGTTCTACCGGCTGGTACAAGAGCATCTGGAAGAGATGATGCCCATTATCTACACGCCAACGGTGGGTGATGCCTGTGAGCAATTTTCTGACATCTATCGCAGTTCCCGAGGCTTGTTTGTGTCTTACAGCGAACGGGAGCACATCGACGACATTCTGCACAATGCCACCAAGCAAAAGGTGAAGGTGATCGTCGTCACCGACGGCGAGCGCATTCTGGGCCTGGGCGATCAGGGCATCGGCGGCATGGGCATCCCCATCGGTAAGCTGTCCCTGTACACTGCTTGCGGTGGCATCAGCCCGGCCTATACGCTGCCGGTAATGCTGGACGTAGGCACCAACAACGAAAAGCTACTGAACGACCCTATGTACATGGGTGCGCGTCACAAACGCATCGAGGGCGATGAATACTACGACTTTGTGGATACCTTCATGCAGGCGGTACAGCGCCGCTGGCCCGATGCCATGATCCAGTTCGAGGATTTCGCCCAGCCCAATGCCATGCCACTGTTAAATCGCTATCGCGACGAGGTGTGCTGTTTTAACGATGATATCCAGGGCACTGCAGCTGTAACCGTCGGCACGTTACTGGCAGCGTGCCGGACTCAGGGCGTGAAACTGTCAGAGCAGCGAGTGGCCTTTGTGGGTGCAGGTTCCGCAGGTTGTGGTATTGCCGAGCAGGTAATCCAACAAATGACCGCCGAGGGTATTTCCGAGCAACAGGCGCGCAGCCAGATCTACATGGTGGACCGCTTTGGTCTGCTCACCGACGGAATGGAAGGGCTACGTGACTTCCAGCAGGCGCTTTGCCAGGGTAAGGCGAACCTTGAAGACTGGCAGTACAGCGGTGACTATGCCTCACTGCTGGATGTGATCAACTGCGCCAAGCCGAATATCCTAATCGGCGTATCCGGTCAGGCCGGTCTGTTTACCGAGCAGGTAATCCGCGCCATGGTGCAGCATACCGACACTCCCATCATTTTCCCTCTGAGTAACCCTTCTCGTCAGGTAGAAGCTCACCCTCAACAAGTGATTGAGTGGACAGACGGTAAGGCCGTCGTTGCCACAGGCAGCCCCTTTAAGTCGGTGGAGTACAGTGGCAAAGAGTATGACATTGCACAGTGTAATAACAGCTATATCTTCCCCGGCGTCGGCCTGGGCGTGATTGCGACCAAGGCGCGCCTAATCACCGACGAAATGCTAATGGCCGCCAGTGAAACTCTTGCTAAAGCCTCTCCGCTGGCGAATACCGGCAAAGGCGCCCTATTGCCACCATTGACCGACCTGTCAGAGCTCTCCAAGCAAATCGCCTTCAACGTGGGCAAGGTTGCTCAGCAGCAGGAGTTATGCCTGGAAATGACCGACCAAATGCTAAGAGAGAAGATAGATAAAAACTTCTGGAAACCAGAGTACCGCCAGTATCGGCGCGTCAGCCTGTAA